In Oncorhynchus gorbuscha isolate QuinsamMale2020 ecotype Even-year unplaced genomic scaffold, OgorEven_v1.0 Un_scaffold_10911, whole genome shotgun sequence, one DNA window encodes the following:
- the LOC124030367 gene encoding cytosolic Fe-S cluster assembly factor nubp1-like gives MRRDFSRTNIHSAPINMADIPSDAPQHCPGTASEQAGKTSACQGCPNQNLCSSGATKAPDPAIEEIAEKMLTVKHKILVLSGKGGVGKSTFSAHLAHALASDPTKEVALQHLSPS, from the exons ATGAGACGTGATTTCAGTCGGACGAATATCCACAGCGCCCCAATAAACATGGCTGACATTCCAAGTGATGCGCCACAGC ACTGCCCCGGGACGGCCAGTGAGCAGGCAGGGAAGACGTCAGCATGTCAGGGTTGTCCCAACCAGAAcctctgttcctctggagccactaaagcaccagacccag ctaTAGAGGAGATAGCAGAGAAGATGTTAACAGTGAAACATAAGATCTTGGTCCTGTCAGGGAAAGGAGGAGTAGGGAAGAGCACCTTCAGCGCACATCTGGCCCACGCACTGGCTAGTGACCCCACTAAAGAGGTAGCCCTtcaacatctctctccctcta